The proteins below come from a single Argentina anserina chromosome 1, drPotAnse1.1, whole genome shotgun sequence genomic window:
- the LOC126783846 gene encoding protein PHLOEM PROTEIN 2-LIKE A10, with amino-acid sequence MDLELARKGFGYARKRKKWMFVMAALGFSGYGAYRVYHLPSVSRKRKRLLKLLGALVSVVEVLSDIAESIGVVSRDLKEFLQSDCDEIPNSLKQVSKICRSDEFSGSVVKVTQAVTLGVLRGYQAQAKSQRLEDGGISSNTTFMDQVVDKLFTKAGSGFVSVVVGSFAKNLVLGFFSDEQSGAGSKSATFPDQYGMKMNDVPRWVEVACSEKCRDLIADCIQLFVSTAVAVYLDKTTDINTYDDIFSGLTNPKHEAKVKDMIVSVCNGAVETLVRSSNQVLTSSKSNVNHPNLSSNSYLAIEDGGWISQVSSTLAVPSNRSFVLDLTGRVTSETVRSSLDFLLDRLFDGMRRRVNSARVETVDKGVEVVKYAVAKSSVIATICLSLCLHVIDSPWLLAPG; translated from the coding sequence ATGGACCTGGAGTTGGCCAGAAAGGGTTTTGGTTATGCCCGGAAAAGGAAGAAGTGGATGTTTGTAATGGCTGCTTTGGGCTTCTCCGGTTATGGTGCTTATAGGGTTTATCACTTGCCTTCTGTGTCTCGAAAAAGAAAGAGGCTTTTGAAGCTATTGGGTGCTTTAGTTTCTGTAGTTGAAGTACTTTCAGACATTGCTGAATCGATTGGAGTTGTGTCTAGAGATTTGAAGGAGTTTCTGCAATCTGATTGTGATGAGATTCCCAATAGCTTGAAGCAAGTTTCGAAGATTTGTAGGTCAGATGAGTTTTCAGGGTCTGTTGTTAAGGTCACACAAGCTGTAACCTTGGGAGTTTTGAGAGGATATCAAGCACAAGCTAAGAGTCAGCGTCTTGAGGATGGTGGTATTTCTAGTAATACAACTTTTATGGATCAAGTTGTGGATAAGCTGTTTACCAAGGCAGGGTCTGGTTTTGTATCTGTTGTTGTTGGAAGCTTTGCTAAGAATTTGGTATTGGGTTTCTTTTCGGATGAGCAGTCTGGTGCAGGATCAAAATCGGCCACTTTCCCGGATCAATATGGTATGAAGATGAATGATGTTCCTAGATGGGTGGAGGTGGCTTGTAGTGAGAAGTGCAGAGACCTAATTGCTGATTGTATCCAGCTATTTGTGAGCACGGCTGTTGCGGTTTATCTTGACAAGACTACGGACATCAACACCTATGATGATATCTTTTCTGGCTTAACCAACCCCAAGCATGAAGCAAAAGTAAAAGATATGATTGTATCAGTCTGTAATGGCGCGGTTGAAACTCTTGTCAGATCATCTAATCAAGTATTGACAAGTTCGAAATCCAATGTGAACCATCCAAATTTGAGTTCAAATTCTTATTTGGCTATTGAAGACGGTGGATGGATCAGTCAAGTATCCTCTACTTTGGCAGTTCCAAGCAATAGAAGCTTTGTTCTTGACTTGACCGGACGGGTTACATCTGAAACAGTTCGATCATCCTTGGATTTTTTGTTGGATAGACTCTTTGATGGGATGCGGAGACGTGTTAATTCTGCTCGTGTGGAAACTGTTGACAAGGGTGTTGAGGTTGTGAAATATGCTGTTGCAAAATCTTCCGTTATTGCCACTATATGTCTATCTTTGTGTTTACATGTAATTGATAGTCCATGGCTACTGGCTCCGGGTTAG